The sequence TAAAAATTTTGTCAGGGAGAGGCGCAGGAATATAAAGTTCAGCTTTGCCTTCAGTATATTTGGTTTCATAGTCATAAAAATCGGTAGTGTAGCTAATCTCACCAATAACTGAGGCTTGGGGATATTCATTCCCTAAAATGGCACATTCTACCTCTCTGGCGACAATTCCTTGTTCAACAATAATCCGACGATCATAGTTGGCTGCTTCATCGAGGGCGGTTTCTAATTCCGATCGCGTTTTGGCTTTAGAAATCCCGACCGATGATCCTAAATTAGCAGGCTTGACAAAACAAGGATAATCAATTTCTTCCTCAATTTCGTCGCAAAGTTTGGGAAAAACACAAGGACTCGACCAAACTTTATCGCGCTGAATCCCTTTATACTTAACTTGGGGCAGTCCTGCTTGAGCAAAAGCAGTTTTCATGGCTAACTTATCCATTCCTACAGCCGAACCAAGGACACCACTACCCACAAAAGGCACTTGCATTAACTTTAACAAGCCTTGAACCGTTCCATCTTCGCCATTGGGGCCATGTAA comes from Halothece sp. PCC 7418 and encodes:
- a CDS encoding D-alanine--D-alanine ligase family protein yields the protein MSKLRVGLLFGGCSGEHEVSIRSASAIAQALQMEENSHKYEVIPVYIQENGIWKAGELADQVLKQQTPSALQASGERWDLPAVASTIDVWFPILHGPNGEDGTVQGLLKLMQVPFVGSGVLGSAVGMDKLAMKTAFAQAGLPQVKYKGIQRDKVWSSPCVFPKLCDEIEEEIDYPCFVKPANLGSSVGISKAKTRSELETALDEAANYDRRIIVEQGIVAREVECAILGNEYPQASVIGEISYTTDFYDYETKYTEGKAELYIPAPLPDKIFKAVQELAKQAFTAVDAAGLARVDVFYEESTGQVYVNEINTLPGFTVTSMYPRLWEATGIPFPQLVDRLIQLGLHHHQ